The DNA window ACAGTTGCCATGGCAATCTCCTCACTGGAAACTTTCTGGGTGCAAGAGTGGCCTGGGGTGACCATGTTGGGCTTCAGCAGCGTGCCTTCCAGATAGATATGGTGGTCACTCAGAGCCTTATAGACAGCAGCCAGTACCTTCTCAGTTACATACTGACAGCGCTTTAAGTCATGGTCCCCATCAGGGAGGATTTCGGGCTCCACAATGGGTACAATGACATTCTGCTGGCAGATGCTGGCATAACGAGCCAGGACGTTGGCATTTTCCATGATGGCAAGGTCTGAAGGGGTGTGTTCCCCAATCTTCAGCACACAACGCCATTTGGCAAAGTCGGCTCCGTCCTTCTTGTACTGGGCACAGCGCTCAGACAGGTCATCTAGCCCTTGGGTGGTGGTCTCGCCATTAGTGCCCGCCAGGGGCACCACGCCCTTGTCTACCTTAATGCCCACAACACCGCCTTTGCATCTGATAATTTGCGGGAAGGGACATCCATCATCCGTCTTCTGGTACAGTGTCTCGTGGTAGAGGATCACGCCCCCAATGCAGGCATTCACGCGGTCATCAGCAGTCAGCAGCAGCTGGCGGTAGAAGCGCCGGTTCTCTTCGGTGTTCTCAATACCAAAGGATTGCAGGCGCTTGGCAATGCTTCCGGTGGATTCATCTGCAGCCAGGATGCCCTTGCCCGGAGCTACAATTCGGTGAGCGATGTCAGACAGCTCCTTCTTCTGCTCCGGGGTCAGTGCTGGGTATAGGTGGGACATAGTGCCAGTGACAGCGTGTTCATGGCACAGGAGCGGGCAGGTCGGCTGGGTGCCGTGGCAGGCGGGTGAGAACCTGTGGAGCGAACACTGCTAGGGTCACCAGAACCTGGGTCTGTTACGTGTTCTGAGAGAACACAGCCTATTCAGCGGGCGGGGATGGGGAGGGGTTCTGTTTGGtctcaagagatctacctgcctctgcctcctaagtactgggattaaagatgtgcaccaccaccgcccagctcagaAGTTAACATTCAACAAGAAAAGTGACAGTTTCTAAACcgaaattaaaagaataaaacactttttgtgtttcttttacaatgaTCTACAAATTAATTTTACTAAATGCAGCTAAAAATCTTAGGCTGGAGTTCAGCAGTTGAAAGCACTTACTGctgttgcagagaacctgagtttggttcccagcacccacatagggtggctcacaaccacctgtaattccagctccagggcatccaataccctcttctggcctcctcgaACACTGAATATATGTGgtgcagatacatacatacaaacagccatacacacaaaataaaaataagtaagccTCTTTATAAGCtaaaaaaaatcttctaatgGCATACCTTTATGAAATaatgttttcataattaaatatatCAAGCTATAAAGACTATAAAATTCAAGACTCAAAtatcttgtatttctttttaaagattatgtgtgtgagagtatgtgtgtgagtctatgtgtgtgagtatggaagagtgtgtgtgtatgtgtgagagtgtgatatgttgtatgtgtgagtgtgagagagtgtatgtaagtgtgtattgtgtgagtgtgaatgtgtggcTGTTAGAGTGTGAATGTGCATATGTGAGagtttacatgtgtgtgagtgttggggGGTGTGATTTATTACATTGACTCCCATGCTATGGTCCTGCTAGTTGACAGAAGAGCTGAGgatctagtagttgctcagtccacgagactggatgtctcagcagtctcGGTCTGGTGCTGAAGGTGGAGGATTCCTGGGgagctggtcttcagtctacaaAAAGCTGCTTCTAGCCTCAGCAGAGGGATGCTGCCACAACAGAACAGATGAACTTGCCTACAAGAGTGAGGGCAAGTAggcaaaagcaaaagcttccttcttctatgtccctTTGACTAAACTGCCACCAGAAGGTGACACAGTCAGGGTACTTCTGCTTCAAATGATCTGATCAAGGAAATCCCTTCCATGAGTACCCAAAGTTTTGTTTCAGTTGATTCCAAATGCAGTCAAGTTGACcatcaagattagccatcatacTAAGATAGTCATATTTTAGAAGGAACATTCCTACTTGAGTAGAGTCCAGGTGCTTCCTGAGATATTACAGGATATTGTTTAGGGCTAAATATTTCCATGAGTGAATGTAAGTTTCCTGATATTGTGGGACTTGATTTGTTCCTCATTTTATCCTAAAATACTGGGGACTTGAAATACTACTAGATACAACGGTTCCGGGCATGGCAGTGTTAGGCACACAGTACTCAGCTACAGGCGTGGCTGTGCAGCCTGagatcccagcaatcaggaggctgttacaggaagatcaggaatctTGCCAGCCAAAgacattgaatatttttaatgtagtcaataaaatattttttgttttttggagtttTCATTGATTTCTGAGCTACGAGACTCACTATGCTATCCAAGCTAGCCTGGCACTCATGGCCTTGAATGTTCCTGAGTAGCAAGTCAATACAAACTCACACCATCACATGACTTGTAcgttgagtgaatgaatgattaGTGTGATGCATTATATGACCTCTGTTTCAGATTTATTCTCAGAGGAAACCTTAATTTCAAAGTCATGGGCAACCCTAGTGTTGCCTCTTATGGGTTCACCATGAGAAGCAAAATCAGTCACTATTTTAGCACTTTTGCAATTTGGGTGTTTTGTGTTGTTAGAAACTTTATTTTTAGGATCAATCTTTAACAAGTACATGTTTGGAGAGTTCCCAGCAAAAGGATAAGATATTTCTGCTTACTCAAGAACAAACTGGAAGGGAAATGGCTGTAGCTGGGGGCCATTTCTTGTAGTGCTTGTGATAGGCAACTGGACCCAAAGGCTTGGTCATTTCTTTTGCAAGCAAGTGTCACCAGATACTCCTGTATCCACAGCAAACACAAAGGGCAAGTTCTTCAGCTTCTGCAGAAGAAATGCTCCAAAGTTTCCTGAAACTTcaactaattaaaaatgaaatgcagCCAGCGAAGCCCTGGTCATTTCTAATTTACAATATTGCTCTGCTTCCAAGGTAAATGTGGACA is part of the Cricetulus griseus strain 17A/GY chromosome 5, alternate assembly CriGri-PICRH-1.0, whole genome shotgun sequence genome and encodes:
- the LOC100753853 gene encoding fructose-bisphosphate aldolase A-like is translated as MSHLYPALTPEQKKELSDIAHRIVAPGKGILAADESTGSIAKRLQSFGIENTEENRRFYRQLLLTADDRVNACIGGVILYHETLYQKTDDGCPFPQIIRCKGGVVGIKVDKGVVPLAGTNGETTTQGLDDLSERCAQYKKDGADFAKWRCVLKIGEHTPSDLAIMENANVLARYASICQQNVIVPIVEPEILPDGDHDLKRCQYVTEKVLAAVYKALSDHHIYLEGTLLKPNMVTPGHSCTQKVSSEEIAMATVTALRRTVPPAVPGVTFLSGGQSEEEASINLSAINKCPLQKPWALTFSFGRGLQASALKAWGGKKENMKAAQEEYIKRAQANSCASLGRYNPRSQSGAAASESLFVSNHAY